One window from the genome of Desulfuromonadales bacterium encodes:
- a CDS encoding Spy/CpxP family protein refolding chaperone, translating into MKKSFLVVTVLTAALVGGLFFHSPQVNAAPAGDSPRLERGERHEKGGEHFLARMTEVLNLSAEQQEKIKAIMEEHRNKVAPLRQSLDENRDKLRQAAKADNFDEAAVRALATSQATTKTELIVERTRMQSRIHALLTPEQRKLAEEMLDRRMEHRGGGHHGKRGK; encoded by the coding sequence ATGAAAAAATCGTTTCTCGTCGTCACCGTCCTCACCGCCGCCCTCGTCGGCGGCCTGTTCTTCCACTCCCCGCAAGTCAACGCCGCCCCCGCTGGAGATTCCCCGCGGCTGGAGCGCGGCGAGCGCCATGAAAAAGGCGGCGAGCACTTTCTGGCCCGCATGACTGAAGTCCTCAACCTGAGCGCCGAGCAGCAGGAAAAGATCAAGGCGATCATGGAAGAACACCGGAACAAGGTCGCGCCGCTGCGGCAGAGCCTCGACGAAAACCGGGACAAACTGCGCCAGGCGGCCAAGGCCGACAACTTCGACGAAGCCGCGGTCCGCGCTCTGGCCACAAGCCAGGCGACCACCAAGACCGAACTGATCGTCGAACGGACCCGGATGCAGAGCCGGATCCATGCCCTGCTGACCCCGGAACAGCGCAAGCTGGCGGAAGAAATGCTGGACCGCCGAATGGAACACCGGGGTGGCGGTCACCACGGAAAACGGGGTAAGTAG
- a CDS encoding DUF6515 family protein, protein MKKTRMSIAASGRFVVVPLLAVGLLLAGNSPSWADRDGRRDRHENRYEERYENWKDRRHDDRHDGRFEKRGDHRKHKVTVIRELPRGYKTVVIDRTPYYVHEHRYYSRVHNGYALVGPPVGAVFATLPFGSISVNIGGNFFYRTEDVYYRPTPRGYVVVDPRSRYIAETSWYGHWR, encoded by the coding sequence ATGAAAAAGACCAGAATGTCGATTGCAGCGTCGGGCAGGTTCGTAGTGGTGCCGCTTCTGGCCGTCGGGTTGCTCCTTGCCGGGAACAGCCCCTCCTGGGCCGATCGGGACGGTCGCCGGGATCGGCATGAAAATCGTTACGAGGAGCGGTACGAAAACTGGAAGGACCGCCGCCACGACGACCGTCACGACGGCAGGTTCGAAAAAAGGGGTGACCACCGGAAGCATAAGGTGACGGTGATCCGGGAGCTGCCCCGCGGCTACAAAACCGTGGTGATCGACAGGACCCCTTATTACGTCCATGAGCATCGCTATTACAGCCGGGTGCACAACGGCTACGCCCTGGTCGGGCCGCCCGTCGGGGCCGTGTTTGCAACGCTGCCGTTCGGTTCGATCAGCGTCAATATCGGCGGGAATTTCTTCTATCGGACCGAAGACGTTTACTACCGGCCAACCCCCCGGGGCTACGTCGTAGTCGACCCCCGATCCCGATACATCGCCGAGACATCATGGTATGGGCATTGGCGCTGA
- a CDS encoding ATP-binding protein: protein MKLGIKYRLFLSMLAGTAAVVLCMWLIVQWSIDRGFLRYVNTLEQERLEILATELEQAYADRGSWDFLRAEPITWLRLMIRTLPPGLTDPEQLKRQERRLERWLEREQRPPEPGQPPRALPFERRVLLLDAARQPLFGPAERAGEVDLRPLQLEGKTVGYLGLVPRRSAYDVHQLQFVRQQKLALALIAGVTLLVSALIALPLAKRLVRPIRALAAATRRLSAGEYAIRVPVAATDELGQLARDFNSLALTLEKNEQARRQWVADISHELRTPLAVLRGEVEALQDGVRRTTPETLHSLHAEVMRLSRMVDDLHQLALSDVGALTYRKCNVNLGEELQEAADAFRSRFEGKGIALTADFPSAPAIHVFADPERLHQLFNNLLDNSLKYTEAEGRLEIRLESGQGVATIHFMDSAPGVPEAEIGRLFDRLYRVESSRSRATGGAGLGLAICRNIVEAHEGTITAKPSPLGGVWITVVLPVTEGSL, encoded by the coding sequence ATGAAGCTCGGCATCAAGTACCGGTTGTTCCTTTCCATGCTCGCAGGCACCGCCGCCGTCGTCCTCTGCATGTGGCTGATTGTGCAGTGGAGCATCGACCGGGGTTTTCTCCGCTACGTCAACACCCTCGAGCAGGAGCGCCTGGAAATCCTGGCCACGGAACTCGAACAGGCCTACGCCGATCGGGGCAGCTGGGATTTTCTGCGCGCCGAGCCGATCACCTGGCTGCGGCTGATGATCCGGACCCTCCCGCCGGGTTTGACCGATCCCGAGCAGTTGAAACGTCAGGAACGGCGCCTGGAGCGCTGGCTGGAGAGGGAACAGCGGCCGCCGGAGCCGGGTCAGCCGCCCCGGGCTCTGCCGTTCGAGCGGCGCGTCCTGCTGCTCGATGCCGCCCGGCAGCCGCTGTTCGGGCCTGCGGAAAGGGCAGGGGAGGTCGATTTGCGGCCGCTGCAGTTGGAGGGGAAGACCGTCGGTTATCTCGGCCTGGTGCCGCGCCGGAGCGCCTATGATGTCCACCAGCTGCAGTTCGTCCGGCAGCAGAAGCTGGCGCTGGCCCTGATCGCCGGGGTGACGCTGCTGGTCTCGGCGCTGATCGCCCTGCCGCTCGCCAAGCGCCTGGTGCGTCCGATCCGGGCTCTGGCCGCCGCCACCCGCCGTCTCTCGGCCGGGGAATACGCCATCCGCGTGCCGGTCGCGGCAACCGACGAACTGGGGCAGCTCGCCCGGGACTTCAACAGCCTGGCGCTGACCCTGGAGAAGAACGAACAGGCGCGCCGCCAGTGGGTGGCCGACATCTCCCACGAACTGCGCACGCCACTGGCCGTGCTGCGCGGGGAGGTCGAAGCCCTGCAGGACGGGGTGCGCCGGACCACTCCCGAGACCCTGCATTCGCTGCATGCCGAGGTGATGCGTCTCAGCCGGATGGTGGACGATCTGCACCAGCTTGCCCTCTCCGATGTCGGCGCCCTGACCTACCGCAAATGCAACGTGAATCTCGGCGAAGAGTTGCAGGAGGCTGCCGACGCTTTTCGCTCCCGGTTCGAAGGTAAGGGAATCGCGCTGACGGCCGATTTCCCGTCAGCGCCGGCGATTCACGTTTTTGCCGACCCCGAGCGGCTGCATCAACTGTTCAACAATCTGCTGGACAATTCGCTGAAATATACCGAGGCGGAAGGCCGGCTCGAAATCCGGCTGGAGAGCGGCCAGGGGGTCGCCACCATCCATTTCATGGACAGCGCCCCTGGCGTTCCCGAGGCCGAGATCGGCCGGCTCTTCGACCGGCTCTACCGGGTGGAGAGTTCGCGCAGTCGGGCGACCGGCGGGGCGGGGCTCGGTCTGGCGATCTGCCGCAACATCGTCGAAGCCCACGAGGGAACGATCACGGCCAAACCCTCGCCCCTGGGGGGGGTGTGGATCACGGTCGTGCTGCCGGTCACGGAGGGAAGCCTATGA
- a CDS encoding response regulator: protein MSGRILIVEDEPKLASLLSDYLQQAGFEASRLDNGLEVAPRVREQAPDLILLDLMLPGKDGLEVCKEIRSFSAVPIVMVTARVEEIDRLLGLELGADDYICKPFSPREVVARVKAVLRRAGAAQLQAEGLVLDESRYLATLHGHDLELTAVEFKLLHFLSANPGRIYSRTQLMDRIYPDQRTVGDRTIDSHIKKLRKKLAAAAPDEELIHSVYGVGYKFES, encoded by the coding sequence ATGAGCGGAAGAATTCTGATCGTCGAGGACGAACCGAAACTGGCGTCGCTGCTCAGCGATTACCTGCAGCAGGCGGGATTCGAGGCCAGCCGGCTGGACAACGGCCTGGAGGTGGCGCCCCGGGTGCGGGAGCAGGCCCCCGACCTGATACTCCTCGACCTGATGCTGCCGGGCAAGGACGGCCTGGAGGTCTGCAAGGAGATTCGCAGCTTTTCCGCGGTGCCGATCGTCATGGTCACCGCCCGTGTCGAGGAGATCGACCGCCTGCTCGGCCTGGAACTCGGCGCGGACGATTACATCTGCAAGCCCTTCAGCCCCCGCGAGGTGGTGGCCCGGGTCAAGGCGGTGCTGCGCCGCGCCGGCGCGGCGCAGTTGCAGGCCGAGGGACTCGTCCTGGACGAATCCCGCTACCTGGCCACCCTGCATGGCCACGACCTCGAACTGACGGCTGTGGAGTTCAAGCTGCTCCACTTCCTGTCCGCCAACCCGGGGCGCATCTACTCCCGCACCCAGCTCATGGACCGGATCTACCCCGACCAGCGCACCGTCGGCGACCGCACCATCGACAGCCACATCAAGAAATTGCGGAAAAAGCTGGCCGCCGCTGCGCCGGATGAAGAGCTCATTCATTCGGTCTACGGGGTCGGGTATAAATTCGAGAGTTGA